The Desulfuromonadales bacterium DNA window ATGAAGCTCTCGGCCAGTGGACGCGTGGCGTATTCGCTGACCAGCGCGAAGGCGCCACGGTCGTTGACATCATGGCGGCCGACCGGCAATGTGCCCGGGTCTCCCTTTTGCAAAAACGCCAATACGTCGGCGAAGTGGGGATGCAGTGGGAGATAGAGCGGAAAATTTTCCAACTGATCGAAGATCATGACGAAATCATGCCTCCTTGCGCAGGTGGGGCCGGACCGTGTCTCAGACTCCCATCGTCGGCAGCAGGTAACGGCCGACCCAGTTCTTGGAGAACTGGAAGGCGGTGCGGCCGCAGCGCTTGCTCTTGTCGTGGGTCCACTGGATGGCGGCCTGCTCCAGTTCCTTGCTCCAGGGGATCTCCACCCTGCGCTCGCGGGCATGCCGCTCGACGCAGAGGCGCACGGCGTCGAGGTAGCGGTCCTGGGTGAAGACGTGGAAGGGGACCCATAGGCCGAAACGGTCGGAGAGGGAGACCTTCTCCTCCATCGCCTCGCTCTGCTGCAGTTCCCCCTTGACGAACTTGCCGCCGAGGTGGTCGGACTCGTACTCGGGGAGGAGGTGACGGCGGTTGGAGGTGACATAGATCAGGACGTTTTCGGGAGCCGAATAGACCGAGCCGTCGAGAGCGCTCTTGAGCATCTTGTAGCTCAGTTCGCCAACCTCGAAGGTGAGGTCGTCGCAGAGCAGGATGAAGCGGAAGGGCTGGTTCTCGACGGCGGTGAAAATTTCGGAGAGGTAGATCAGGTCCTCCTTCTCGACCTGAATGACGCGCAGCCCCTTGGGGGCGAACTCGTTGAGCAGGGCCTTGACCAGGGACGATTTGCCGGTGCCGCGCGAGCCCCAGAGCAGGGCGTTGTTGGCCGGCAGGCCGGCGAGGAACTGACGCGTATTGTTGATCATGATCTCTTTCTGCTGATCAACGCCGAGCAGTTCATCGAGAGTGGTGCTGTCGGTCACCTTAACCGGCTCGAGAAAGCCGGAAAAGGAGTGGCGGCGCCAGTTGGCGGCGTGGCAGATGGCCCAGTCGATGCGGGCAACGGCCTTGGGGAGAAGCATTTCGACGGAGCCGAGCACGCGCTCGAGCTGGGCCACGACTTCGGGTTTGAGGTTCATCATGCTGCGGTCTCTTTCTTTCTGAAAATGTGGGCGGTAGGGGAGGGCGTCGAATTCCGACCGGTCTGCACCACCCCTGAAAACCCACCCATGAAAAGTGGATAACTTGCCGGAAAAAGGTCAAAAAAGAAGGCCACCCTGTATACGTCACTCCCCTGTCCGGTGTCAAACAAAAATCCGGCCGGGAAACAAAAAGTTCTGTTCCTGGCCGCTATAATCCTTGAGTATGTCTCCAGTGTGGCCAGTCGTACTTCTGGAGATGCACCAATTCTGTCCGGAGAAGTGCCCATGTCCGACACCCGATCGATATGCCTGCTTACCCTGCTCGCCTGGTTACTGCTGTCGGCTGTCGCGCCACAGGCTGTGCTGGCCGCGAACGGCGCATTTCTGCAGGGAGTTGTCGGCGCCGGCAGTTTTGATGCCGACAGCCTGACCTTCCGACTTCATCCGGCGGAGTCCGGCAAGAAGGAGGACCTTTCCACCATGCCGGCCATCGGCTTCATCGGCCAGCACCTTTTCGCCGGCGACAGGACGCAATTGGGAGTCGAAGGCGGGATTTTGTTCGGTTGGCGTTCCCGCAGCACGTCTGCCGTGATCGCCTCGAACCAGACGGTGGTCAAGATCGACAGTTCCCTCTGGCTGCTCGATCTCTCGGCCGGGGTCTGTCTCAACCAGCGACTGGGATCACGGTGGCGGCTCTATCTGGCCGCCGGTCCGGCCATGGTCTTCGGAGAATACGATGCGGACGAAGACGTCATGGCAACGGCGGGAGCTGTTGACCCTGCTGCCGCTCCTGGCGTCCGGAACGGCAGCGAGTCGGCATTCGGTGTCGGCGGCTATGCCCGGGCCGGTCTCGAGTACGAATTTGCCCCGCTGTCCCTGCTCGGATTCAGCGTTCGCGGGGTGGCCACCAACATGGAGTTCGACAGCACGGTCGACTCATCCAGAGTCAGGGGTGTGCAGGCATTTGTCACCTTTACCCGGAATTTCGGGCGATGGTGATTAAGGCAAGTCAGGGTGCAGGCGAGGTCGACTGGCCGGCAGCATCCTCAGAGCTCGGCAGCCGCAGGAGGTAGAGCGTGACCGCCAGGGCGATAACGAACATCAGGACCCTCACCCAGAAAAGCGGGACAAGGAAGAGGGCAGAGGCCGGGATCGTGACCCAGACCAGGGCAATCGCCTTGACCTTGGCACGCCGGGGGATGCCGGAGCCTTTGAGGTAGGGCTGAAGCAGCGGACCGAGGTGGCGGTGCTCCAGAAGCCAGCTGTAAAATGGCTCGGAACTTCGGGCGAAGCAGGCGGCCGCCAGCAGCAGCAGAGGGACGGTCGGCAGCAGGGGAAGGAAGATGCCGAGTATCGCCAGGCCGGTGCTGAGCAAACCCGCAGCTAGCAGGCACCACTTCCTGGCCCGGCTCCCGGAGCGTGTTGCGATTTGCTTCTGCTGCCTTGTTCCGTTCATCCTCTTGCCTTACGCTTCGGGTGGCTGTGAGCACCTTCATGTTAAAGGATAACCGGCGACGGCAGCAAGGGCATTGATCACCGTCAAGCATGAGGGAGAAAACAAAAAAGCCTGCTCGCGCAGGCTTTTTTGCGGATCAGAAAAAGTCCTGTGGTTATGACGAAATCCGGCCGTCCTGAACGCGGATGACGTTCTGCGCCTGGCGGGCGATGCCGTCGTTGTGGGTAACGAGAACGATGGTCTTGCCGCGGCGGTGCAGGGTGTGAAGAATCTCGACGATCTCAGCCTCTGCCGCCGAGTCGAGGTTGCCGGTCGGTTCGTCCATCAGCAGGATGTCGGGATCGTTGATCAGCGCCCTGGCAATGGCGACCCGCTGCTGCTGGCCGCCGGAGAGCTCGGCAGGCCGGGCGCCGGTTTTTTCGGCCAGCCCGACCTGGGCCAGCATCTCCTTTGCCCGGGTCGACTGCTGCCGCTCCGGTACGCCCGAGAGCATCATGGCGGTTTCCACATTTTCTGCCGCCGTGAGATTGCGCAGCAGGTTGAAGAACTGGAAGACGAAGCCGATCTTCTTTGCCCGCAGCCGGGCCAGGGAGCTGCTGTCGAGCCGGGTCAGTTCGACGCCGTCGATCTCGACGCTGCCGGCGCTCGGACGGTCCAGTCCCCCGAGCAGGTGCATCAGGGTGCTCTTGCCGTGGCCAGAGGGTCCGACGATGCAGGTGAAGGAACCGCGCGGGATGGACGTGGAGACGCCGCGCAGAGCATGGCTGGCCGCGGCGCCCGTACCGTAGGTCTTGGTGAGGTTGTCGGTGCGGATGATGATGTCATTCATAGCTGATGGCCTCCACGGGAGAGAGCCGCGCCGCCCGCCAGGCCGGATAAACGCCGGCGACGACGGCGACGACGGCGGAGAAGGCGATGGCCCCGAGGATGATCCCCGGGTCGGCCAGGCCGGCGCTGCCCGACCCTTTGACGAAGGCGGTAAAGGTGTTCTGGCTGATATGCGGTGCGGCCAGAGCCGAAAAGAGCAGCCCGCCGAGCGCCCCGGAGAGCCCGCCGAGCAGGCCGTAAACTGCCGACTCGAGCAGGAAGACGGCAAAGATTGTCCGCCGCCGCGCGCCCAGGGCTTGCAGAATGCCGATCTCCCGCTTGCGCTCGTAGGTGGCGGTCATCATGGTGTTGATGATGCCGAAGGCCGCCGCCAGAATCGCCACGGCGGCGATCAGTTGCAGCGTGACGTTGACGGTGCCGATGATGGAGAGAACCGACTTGAGCATCTGCTTGTCGGAGACCACCCCGAGATTGACAGCTTCAGTTATCTTCAGGGCGTAGTTGTCAACCTGGTTGATGTCGTCGACCCGCACCGCTACAAAGGAGACCATCTCGCCCTGGCCATAGAGCCGCTGGGCGATGGGAAGCGGCAGAAAGACGGTAAGGTCGTCCTTGCTGCCGGTTTCCGCAAGCACTCCGCGTACCGGCAGCCGTTCGCCGCGGATGGTGAGAGAGGAGCCGGGCTCGAGGCCGAACTGGGCAGCGAGGACCGCGCCGACCACCGCCTGCTCCTCCGCCGAAGTGTCGAGGTAAGCGCCCCGCGCCATCTCCCACCCCTTGAAAAGTTTCGTTTCATCCGGCAGGATACCGAGGACGGTCACCGGGCGATTGTCGACGGCTGTCCGTTCGGTCAGGTAGGGGATCGCGGTAATTCCCTTGATCGCCCGTATTTTGGCCACCTCTTCGGCGGTGATGGTTGTCGGCAACTGTTCGCCGGTGAGGATGGAGACCTGCTCATAGGCGCAGGAGCCCTTCGGGGTGACGACCAGGTTGGCGCCGAGGGCGGCCGACTCCCGGTGGATTTCGGCCTTCAGGCTCCCACCAAGGGAGAGGAAGGTGACGAAGGAGGCGATGCCGATGGTGATCCCCAGCAGGGTGAAAATGAAGCGGCCGCGCCGGCGGGTGATGTTCCTGAAGACAAGTTTTCCGAGGGTCATTCTTATCCCCCGAGGTTGTGGTTGCGCAGCACCTTGATCTGCTCGGCCGCGAACAGGTAGCCGCCACCCGTATTGACGAAGCTGCCGGTCATGCTGATTTCATCGCCGCCGGCCGGCAGCTTGCCCTGATATTTCACCGGGATGATCTGCTTGTTGCAGTTCGGGCTCTGGCACTGCAGCTCCTTGACATCCATGATGCCGAAGATGTTGGGATCCTGCCGCGAGAACCCGTAAGTCACACCCGTGACGGTGATGGTGCCGGTGAAGGCCGCCGGGTCGGAAGCGACCTCGTTGACGGCCAGAGCATGGACGTTGTCCTGTCGGAGGAAGACGACGGTGACGGCAATAACCAGGGCCAGGCCGACGCCGGCCAGGATGTACTTTTTCATAAGGATCTCCTTGCTGGAAATGTTGATTCAGGCCGAACGAATGGACTGCGCAAGCAACTGGGTACGCGGCCCCTTTCGTGCTGCGGCAAAATTCTCCGTTTCAGTTATCAGGGGGAGATCAGGCGGTTTCGGGCGGGTAGTCGATGACGGCGCTGAAGCCGTCCGGGCAGAAGGCCGGCGGCAGAGAGAAGCCGGAGGCGGTAACCTGCAGCGGCCAGACGTAGGAGAGGGAGGCGACCCGGTCGAGGGTCAGACAGGAGAAGCAGAGGCAATTGGCGTCCGCGCAGGGACCGCTCATCGGCTCCGGCTCGGGCTCGCCCCGGTCGCAACAGGCATCGACGCTCTCCGGGTGATCCAGCGCCGAGACGGTAGTCGCAATTCCGGTGAACATGGCAAGGGAAAGGATGAGCAGCACAAAGGCTAAAAAACGGAGACGCGTGGAAATCATGCCTTCAACTTTAGTCGCAGGCGTCGGAGCGTGTCAAGAGGGTTTCGCCGGTTCGGGTCGCGACCTGCTCTGGTGGCGGTGTTCCCCGGCTCTCCCCTTTCGCTGTCAGTTTTTCCCGTATCCCCAGTCTGCCGAGCAGCTTGCGGATGAGGGCCGTGTAGCGCCAGAGGGGCGGCCGCACGCCGGTTAATCCCGCGAGAGCCCGGATTCCGGGGAGCAGCCGCAAGGTCGGCATGCCGGTGCGAATGAAATTGGGCCGTTCGATGACGGCTGCCCGCACGGCGTGCTGCAGGGCCGAAAGATCGAGTGATGGGGAAAGGTAGAAGGCAGGCGCCAGCAACTCTTCGGCCCTGCCCGTGTAAATTCCCTCCAGCCGGGCCAGCCGTTCGAGGTGGGTGCCGGGATAGATCCGAATCCCGACCGCAAAGAAGGCCGCGTCTCCGGAGCGCACCTGCCGGCGAGCGAACTCGAGAGTTTCCTGCACCGTGTCGGCCGTTTCGCCCGGGCCACCCAGCATGAAGACCCAGAGGCAGGGGAGACGGTGGCGGCGGACGGCGGCGGCCGCGCGCAACAGTTCTTCCGTTCCGAAGTTCTTGCCCAGGCCGGCAAGCACATCGGTCGCAGCGCTTTCGGCGGTGAGGGCGACCGAGGCGAAGCCGGCTCGTTCCATGGCGGTGAGCAGTTCGTCGTCGACGAAGGCGGGATTGAGCTCATGCGTGTGGAGGCGCACCGGCAGCCGCCGGCGGGTGATTTCGCGGCAGATTTCCAGGGCGTGCTCAACCGGAAGATTGAAGACGTTGTCGACGAACTCGATGTCCCGGAAGCCGGCGGCGGTCAGTCGCACCACTTCTTCCGCCACCCGCTCGGGTGAGGCGAAGCGGAAGCTCTTTCCCTCGATCCGGGGACACGGGCAGTAGATGCAGTCAAAGGGGCAGCCCCGCTTGCTCAGCACCGGCGCCGTCGCCCCGTGCCGGCGGTAGGTGCTCGTATCCAGCCAGCGGGAATAATCGGGGAAGAGAAATTCCCCGGGGCATTCCCTCGCCGCCGGACCTTGGCGAAAGCCGCCCGTTTCCAGCCAGCCCAAGCCGGGTATTTCCTCCGGGCGGCCGCCGGCGTCCAGGGCGGTGAGGAGGGCCGGAAACGTCCGTTCCCCCGCTCCGCACACCACCCAGTCGGCCCCCGTCAGGCGCAGCAGTTCCTCCGGCATGATGCCGGCGGCCGCGCCGCCGAGGACGAACGTCGCTGCGCTTTCGGATCGGACCGTCCGGGCCAGGGGGACGAGTTCCGGCACGAAATTCTGCGGATCTTCCATGCTGGTGTTGTCGAGGTTGCGCACCGACAACCCCACCACCCGGGGCGCGAGACGGGCCAGGGTTCGGCGCAGCGAGGCGACCGGATCGCCGGCAAACATCAGGTCAAGCAGTTCCACCTGATGCCCGGCCCGCAGGGCCGCCTCCGCCGCCAGACAGGCGCCGACCGGCATGACCGGCGCCGGTTCACGGCAGCGATTGGTACTGACGATGAGAACGTTCATCCTGGAAAAAGCATTACTTCGGTTCCACCGGATATCCGGCCTCTGACCATGCCTTCCAGCCACCCTGAAGGGCGTAAACCTTCGTATAGCCCATCCCGATCAGTTTCAGTGCCACACGGGCACTGGTTCCTTCCGACTGTCAGGCGCAGTAGAGGACGATCTTCTTCTCCTTCGCATAGTTGCCGGCCCACTTTTGCGGCGTCGAAGAGTCCTCCCTGGCCGCACCGGCAATCTTCCGGTCGCTCTCTTTCCAGTCCTTGTCCGTGCGGACGTCGATGACGACCAGGTCAGGGGAGCCGAGCTCTGCTTTCAACTCTTCAACCGTTATCCGGGGAACCTCCTCGGCTGTCGGAGATTTCCCCATCCCGCTGAGGAGTGCTGCAGCCAATAGGGCCGCAAGAAGGATGAACCACTGTCTGCGCATACGCATTACCTCCCTTGCTTTTGTCTGTTGCCGCCGTTTGAAGTATAACGGTACCACAGGGTTGTCTCTTCACAAGGGATCATGATTGCGCGTTCAGTTCGCCGCAACTGGAGGTGTATATGCGGCCTTCCGTGGGAAAGTTCGCGTCCGTCCGCACAAAATTCTGCACCCTTCACAAAATCCTCTTACTCCAATATCTCCGTTGTGGTATTATCGGCGCTATTCATCCTTTCCTTCAAATCCACCCGCAAAAGGCAGGCCAATTTCATGCTATCCTCGCCCGGCTCATCCCTCCGGCAGCGTCATATCTGCGTGCCTGTCGTCAGGGATGAAACTTGCCGGCGCCGAACCACACCTTGAAGGAGTATTTTGTGAAGTCCCCGCGTATTTTCCGCACCGCCCCGATGCT harbors:
- a CDS encoding YbaN family protein, which translates into the protein MNGTRQQKQIATRSGSRARKWCLLAAGLLSTGLAILGIFLPLLPTVPLLLLAAACFARSSEPFYSWLLEHRHLGPLLQPYLKGSGIPRRAKVKAIALVWVTIPASALFLVPLFWVRVLMFVIALAVTLYLLRLPSSEDAAGQSTSPAP
- a CDS encoding ATP-binding protein, which translates into the protein MMNLKPEVVAQLERVLGSVEMLLPKAVARIDWAICHAANWRRHSFSGFLEPVKVTDSTTLDELLGVDQQKEIMINNTRQFLAGLPANNALLWGSRGTGKSSLVKALLNEFAPKGLRVIQVEKEDLIYLSEIFTAVENQPFRFILLCDDLTFEVGELSYKMLKSALDGSVYSAPENVLIYVTSNRRHLLPEYESDHLGGKFVKGELQQSEAMEEKVSLSDRFGLWVPFHVFTQDRYLDAVRLCVERHARERRVEIPWSKELEQAAIQWTHDKSKRCGRTAFQFSKNWVGRYLLPTMGV
- a CDS encoding radical SAM protein; protein product: MNVLIVSTNRCREPAPVMPVGACLAAEAALRAGHQVELLDLMFAGDPVASLRRTLARLAPRVVGLSVRNLDNTSMEDPQNFVPELVPLARTVRSESAATFVLGGAAAGIMPEELLRLTGADWVVCGAGERTFPALLTALDAGGRPEEIPGLGWLETGGFRQGPAARECPGEFLFPDYSRWLDTSTYRRHGATAPVLSKRGCPFDCIYCPCPRIEGKSFRFASPERVAEEVVRLTAAGFRDIEFVDNVFNLPVEHALEICREITRRRLPVRLHTHELNPAFVDDELLTAMERAGFASVALTAESAATDVLAGLGKNFGTEELLRAAAAVRRHRLPCLWVFMLGGPGETADTVQETLEFARRQVRSGDAAFFAVGIRIYPGTHLERLARLEGIYTGRAEELLAPAFYLSPSLDLSALQHAVRAAVIERPNFIRTGMPTLRLLPGIRALAGLTGVRPPLWRYTALIRKLLGRLGIREKLTAKGESRGTPPPEQVATRTGETLLTRSDACD
- a CDS encoding ABC transporter permease produces the protein MTLGKLVFRNITRRRGRFIFTLLGITIGIASFVTFLSLGGSLKAEIHRESAALGANLVVTPKGSCAYEQVSILTGEQLPTTITAEEVAKIRAIKGITAIPYLTERTAVDNRPVTVLGILPDETKLFKGWEMARGAYLDTSAEEQAVVGAVLAAQFGLEPGSSLTIRGERLPVRGVLAETGSKDDLTVFLPLPIAQRLYGQGEMVSFVAVRVDDINQVDNYALKITEAVNLGVVSDKQMLKSVLSIIGTVNVTLQLIAAVAILAAAFGIINTMMTATYERKREIGILQALGARRRTIFAVFLLESAVYGLLGGLSGALGGLLFSALAAPHISQNTFTAFVKGSGSAGLADPGIILGAIAFSAVVAVVAGVYPAWRAARLSPVEAISYE
- a CDS encoding rhodanese-related (seleno)protein, whose translation is MRRQWFILLAALLAAALLSGMGKSPTAEEVPRITVEELKAELGSPDLVVIDVRTDKDWKESDRKIAGAAREDSSTPQKWAGNYAKEKKIVLYCAUQSEGTSARVALKLIGMGYTKVYALQGGWKAWSEAGYPVEPK
- a CDS encoding outer membrane beta-barrel protein; amino-acid sequence: MSDTRSICLLTLLAWLLLSAVAPQAVLAANGAFLQGVVGAGSFDADSLTFRLHPAESGKKEDLSTMPAIGFIGQHLFAGDRTQLGVEGGILFGWRSRSTSAVIASNQTVVKIDSSLWLLDLSAGVCLNQRLGSRWRLYLAAGPAMVFGEYDADEDVMATAGAVDPAAAPGVRNGSESAFGVGGYARAGLEYEFAPLSLLGFSVRGVATNMEFDSTVDSSRVRGVQAFVTFTRNFGRW
- a CDS encoding ABC transporter ATP-binding protein; its protein translation is MNDIIIRTDNLTKTYGTGAAASHALRGVSTSIPRGSFTCIVGPSGHGKSTLMHLLGGLDRPSAGSVEIDGVELTRLDSSSLARLRAKKIGFVFQFFNLLRNLTAAENVETAMMLSGVPERQQSTRAKEMLAQVGLAEKTGARPAELSGGQQQRVAIARALINDPDILLMDEPTGNLDSAAEAEIVEILHTLHRRGKTIVLVTHNDGIARQAQNVIRVQDGRISS